The following proteins are co-located in the Castanea sativa cultivar Marrone di Chiusa Pesio chromosome 8, ASM4071231v1 genome:
- the LOC142606916 gene encoding photosystem I reaction center subunit XI, chloroplastic, producing the protein MATASPMASQLKSSFTSPITRALVSPKGLSGSPFKVLPSRRLHSFTIKAVQSEKPTFQVIQPINGDPFIGSLETPVTSSPLIAWYLSNLPAYRTAVSPLLRGIEVGLAHGFLLVGPFVKTGPLRNTPYAGGAGSLAAAGLVVILSLCLTMYGIASFNEGEPSTAPSLTLTGRKKEPDQLQTADGWAKFTGGFFFGGISGVTWAYFLLYVLNLPYYFK; encoded by the exons ATGGCCACTGCTTCCCCAATGGCCAGCCAGCTTAAGTCCAGTTTCACCTCACCAATCACAAGAGCTTTGGTCTCACCCAAAGGTCTCTctggctctcccttcaaagtcTTGCCTTCTAGGAGACTTCATTCCTTCACCATCAAAGCCGTCCAATCTGAAAAG ccAACTTTCCAAGTTATTCAGCCCATCAATGGTGACCCATTCATTGGAAGCCTAGAGACTCCAGTAACATCAAGCCCATTGATTGCATGGTACCTCTCCAACCTTCCGGCCTATCGGACTGCAGTCAGCCCACTTCTAAGGGGCATTGAAGTAGGCCTAGCCCATGGATTTCTCCTTGTTGGACCCTTTGTCAAAACTGGGCCTTTGAGGAACACCCCCTATGCTGGGGGAGCTGGGTCTCTGGCTGCTGCTGGACTTGTTGTTATACTTAGCCTTTGCTTGACAATGTATGGCATTGCATCCTTTAATGAAGGAGAGCCATCCACTGCCCCTTCATTAACCCTAACCGGCCGGAAGAAGGAGCCCGACCAGTTGCAAACTGCAGACGGATGGGCCAAGTTCACTGGCGGATTCTTCTTCGGTGGCATTTCCGGTGTCACTTGGGCCTACTTCCTCCTCTATGTCTTGAACCTTCCCTACTACttcaagtga